CCGGCAGCAGGGACAGGCCGTGTTCTCCGGCGCCACCACCACCTCGACGCGTGGCAGGTGCGGCGGCAGCGATCCCCGTGCCTTGCGGCGCTCGCCGGTTCGCCGCCGCTTCAGCGCGGGATCATCCTTCTCCGCCACCGCCTCGGTCTCAGCCTGCGCCTGCTCAACGCCCTCCAGCGCCAGGTTGAGCTGGTCGGCATCGAGCCGCTCCGACCGCGGGCCGAACTGCATGCGCTGCAGTTGGCGGATGAGGTGGCGCAACCGGTCGTTCAGATCCTCGACCCGTCGGCGCTCCGTCCGCTCGGCCTCCAACGTCTCCGCCAGCGCCAGAACCTGGGCGCGCAAGGCCTCGACGTCGGCCGGAAGGGTGTCGGGATCAATCCGCATGGTAGCGGCATTTATAGCACGGAATCAGCCACTTGGGCCATAGCCCCCTGCGGCCCCGGCGCTATTGCGCGGCTTTCGGACGTCCCTGCCGCGGGACGTGCAACCGGCTCCAGTCCAGCCCGGCCAACAGCGCCTCCATCTGTGCGCCCGACAGCCGCATAACCCCGTCGGTGATCGGCGGCCAGCGGAAGGCGCCGGCCTCCAGGCGCTTCCACACCAACACCAACCCGGTGCCATCCCAGACCAGGAGCTTCAGTCTATCCGTGCGCTTGGAGCGAAACACGAAGACCGTCCCCGAGAACGGGTCCTGCGCCAGCACCTCCTGCACCAGCGCTGCCAGGCCGTCAGCACCGCGGCGGAAGTCCACCGGCCGCGTCGCCACCAGAACCCGGATGCCGGACGGGGGGATGATCATCCCAGCCGCTTCAGCGTGCGCAGCACCCGCGCCAGCAGGGCCGGATCGGTATCATCGCCTACTCGGATCACGGCGCCCGCATAGGCGATCTCGATACCCGGACCTGTCGCCGCCGCCATCCCTTCCGCGAGCACGGGTGCGAACGTGATGCCGACCGCCTTCTCCTCGCCGCGAAGTTCCCGGCGCCACGCATACAACTGGTTCCGATGCATCCCGTGACGCCGCGCCACGGCGCTCGCCACCGCGTCCGGCTCCCTACTCTCCGCCACGATCCGCGCCTTCTCTTCAGCACTCCACCGGCGCCGACGCTCAGGTCCGTCCAGCACCTCCGCCAAAAGCGACGTGGGCTCATTGATTGGCAAATTAATGGGCAAACGATCCAACCGGGCCTCCTTCAACAGGCCCGATCGTCGCACATCGTGGGATGCCGGACGACGTGGGGGCAAAACAGCGCTTACGGAGGACCAACGAAAACCTCGCGCCAGTTGATTTTTCCCTCGTTACCAAAGCGCCATGAGGAATGTGTGCGATGTCATTGCGTGCCAAGTCTCCCCCAGCAGCTTCGCCGCACGACACTGGCATGGTCCACGGGCAAGCTTTTCGACCTTGCCGGGCCGCGCCCCATCGCCCCTCAGCCGGTAGACGCCCAGCCCCATCCCGGCCAAGTTAGCCAAGCCCCATAATGAACAAGTGATCCAGCGCCACCGGCGCCTTGACCCGCTCGATCACCAGCTTGGCCTCGGACGGGGCCAGGTCGCGGCCGTAGCCCGCGCCGACGGTTTTGCCCTCGTGGCCGAACACCTTGTTGACGATTTCCTCGTGCAGATCGGCGCCGCGAAGCGCTTGCCGGAATGTATGCCGCAACGAGTATGTCACCAGTCCAGGGGCCTTGAGCTCCACGTTGGCCAGGTAGCGGTTGGACCATTTGCTCCAATCATCGGAGCCTTCCGGCCCCTTGACCATCCCCAGGCCTCGGCGCTGTTGGCTTTCCGCCCATTGACGCAAGCCCATCCGCCATAGGTCGGGCAAGACGGGCACCAGGCGCGGCCCGGCAGCCGTCTTGCTGGCGTGCCGGAAGTCGAAGCATGGGATGCCGCCGACATCGACGAACTCCGCCGGCAGGTCGGCGATTTCCTCAGTTCGGGCACCGGTGAGCAGCGCGATGGCGAAGAACCAGAACGGCTCGTCCCTGTATCCCAGGCGGCCGGGCTGGGAGCGCTTCTTCGGGTGGTAGTAGCCGGTGAACAGCGGGCTGTCGAACAGCTTGGTCAACTCCGCCGGGGTAAACGCCCGCCGCTTGTCGCGGCTCATGCGTTCGTCCCTGGTCTCGGCGCGGGGTTGGACGCCCTCCGCTGGATTGGCGGTCAGGTACCCGGCAGAGACCGTCCAGGCAAAATATCCCCTGAGGTGGCCGACCAGCTTGACGATGGTGTCTCGGGACATGGCATTCCGGCCCGCCCGGTTTATGGGGCGGTCGCGCAGGTGGTCGCAGAACGCCTTGACGTCACCCTTGGTGACATCGCCCAGCGTCTTGCCAGGAAACAACTCGCCGAACTCACGGAACGCCTGCTGATGGCTGGCCATGGTCCCGGCGGCAAGATCAGGCTTGTCGCGGTAGAAGGCATCCATGTGGGCATCCCAGGGTTCCTGGGGTGACGCTGGGGTTGGAAACGGTACCGCGAGTTGGGCTTGGCCGGCCGCGGCGGTCGCTAAGGTGATGATCTCGGCCCTGATCCCCTGCACCAAGTTCTTTTCGGCCTCAACCACCTGAGCCTTGTTGTTTATCCGCCCAATGAGGTCACCGACGCGTTCAAGCATGTCCTGTGCGGCCTGACCGTGTTCCAGGCCATCGACGGCGTCCTGAAGGCGGCGCCTGGCGTGGTTGAGTTGTTCGGCTCCAAGCTCTGTCCGGCCCACCTCCAACTCGCCCTGCTTCAGCGCCAGTCCCCATTGCGCATAGAGGCCTTTGCAGTGGGCATAGGCGCGCTGCCGCTCGGCTTCGGGCATTGCCTCAATCTGGTTGAACAGGCCTTCGCATTTTTCCGTGTCCATGGCCTGGAGGTCGCCGACCGTCAGGTCTTCGACCGGTTTCCCCAGCAGCGCTGCAACCATAGCCCGCCTGACCTCGCCCCAAAGGTAATGTGCCCCGACCAGCAGCTTAGCTGCGGTAGCCCGGGCTTGGCGAGGGTCGGCGGTACGCAAGGAGCGGACGTAGTGGGAGCGGCCCGTCAGGGCGGCGACGTCGGCGGGTTGGCGGACACGCAGATAGAGTCGCTGGCGACGTTGGATGATGTATGGAATGGCGGCCAAGATGGCGTCCCCGCGTGTGTCACAGACGTATGTCACGCGGATCCTGGATCGAGGCGTATTTCTTGAGCCAGATCAGCCACTTAGGCCGATATATGGCGTCCCCTACGGGATTCGAACCCGTGTCGCCGCCGTGAAAGGGCGGAATCATGCCTGATAGCGATCGAAGAAACGGCGGATTTCCTGGATTTTGTTGTCGTTCTACGGCAGCGAATGTCGGTTCAAGACGTGGCGTGGTGTCCCGCATTTGTCCCGCACGGAAGGCCATCTGGGGGGGCGGGCGCAGACTTCTTATGCGTGCCAGAGCGAGCGCAGAGCGTCCTGACGGACCTGCTAAACGCGACTCGGAGATATCGGCAATATTCTCAGCTGTAAGGTCGCCCCGGGGTTTCCCTGAGAGCAGGATAGGCTCTTGGGCCATACGGACATCCGCCCGCGAACGCGCATTCGCGGGC
The DNA window shown above is from Azospirillaceae bacterium and carries:
- the tnpB gene encoding IS66 family insertion sequence element accessory protein TnpB (TnpB, as the term is used for proteins encoded by IS66 family insertion elements, is considered an accessory protein, since TnpC, encoded by a neighboring gene, is a DDE family transposase.), whose amino-acid sequence is MIIPPSGIRVLVATRPVDFRRGADGLAALVQEVLAQDPFSGTVFVFRSKRTDRLKLLVWDGTGLVLVWKRLEAGAFRWPPITDGVMRLSGAQMEALLAGLDWSRLHVPRQGRPKAAQ
- a CDS encoding transposase: MAEVLDGPERRRRWSAEEKARIVAESREPDAVASAVARRHGMHRNQLYAWRRELRGEEKAVGITFAPVLAEGMAAATGPGIEIAYAGAVIRVGDDTDPALLARVLRTLKRLG